From a single Gimesia fumaroli genomic region:
- a CDS encoding Gfo/Idh/MocA family protein: protein MSEAPKNVSSRRDFLKNSSKLAAGASVLAGTAIPHVYAADESTIKIALVGCGGRGTGAAANALSTTSGPIKLVAMADVFDHRLNTSYNSLKKQFGDKVDVPDDQKFIGFDGYEKAISCLSPGDIVLLVTPPAFRWVHFGYAIEKGINVFMEKPITVDGPSTRKMLELAKKSEEKNLKVGVGLMCRHCKARQELYDRIQDGQIGDVLELRAYRMAGPTGSAATGPNTTDMSDLMYQISRFHGFLWASGGGFSDFLIHNIDESCWMKNAWPVRADGSGGRHYRGDNVDQNFDSYSVEYTFADGTKMFLRGRTIPGCRQKFASFAHGTKGLAVISTSAHHPAKSRIYKGYNEDKDNLLWAYPQPEPNPYQVEWDDLISAIRNDQPYNEVRRGAEASLVTSMGRMAAHTGQVVTYDEMLNCEQEFAPDVDKLTMDSPAPVLARADGSYPVPLPGILKRREY, encoded by the coding sequence ATGAGTGAAGCGCCCAAGAATGTCTCATCACGCCGCGACTTTTTAAAGAATTCAAGTAAACTCGCAGCCGGGGCTTCTGTATTAGCCGGAACGGCAATTCCACATGTCTATGCCGCCGATGAAAGCACCATCAAAATTGCCCTCGTCGGATGTGGCGGACGTGGAACCGGAGCCGCCGCCAACGCACTCTCCACCACCAGCGGCCCCATCAAACTGGTCGCTATGGCTGACGTCTTCGACCATCGTCTGAATACCAGCTACAACAGCCTCAAAAAACAATTCGGCGATAAAGTCGACGTTCCCGACGATCAGAAATTCATCGGCTTCGACGGATACGAAAAAGCAATCAGCTGCCTCAGCCCCGGCGACATCGTTCTGCTTGTCACTCCACCTGCATTTCGCTGGGTCCACTTCGGCTACGCCATCGAAAAAGGCATCAATGTCTTCATGGAAAAACCGATCACCGTGGACGGCCCGAGCACTCGTAAGATGCTCGAGCTGGCGAAAAAATCGGAAGAGAAAAACCTCAAAGTCGGCGTCGGCTTGATGTGCCGTCACTGTAAAGCGCGACAGGAATTGTACGACCGCATCCAGGATGGTCAGATCGGCGATGTCCTCGAACTCCGCGCCTACCGTATGGCGGGTCCCACAGGTTCCGCAGCTACCGGCCCCAATACGACTGACATGAGTGATTTGATGTATCAGATCTCCCGATTCCACGGGTTCCTCTGGGCCAGTGGTGGCGGTTTCAGTGACTTCCTGATTCACAACATCGACGAAAGTTGCTGGATGAAAAATGCCTGGCCCGTTCGTGCCGATGGATCCGGCGGACGTCACTATCGTGGTGATAATGTCGACCAGAACTTCGACAGCTACAGCGTCGAATACACGTTCGCCGACGGAACCAAAATGTTCCTCCGCGGCCGTACGATTCCTGGCTGCCGGCAGAAATTTGCCAGCTTTGCACATGGCACAAAAGGGCTCGCCGTGATTTCCACGTCGGCGCATCATCCCGCCAAGTCGCGAATCTATAAAGGCTATAACGAAGATAAAGACAACCTCCTCTGGGCTTACCCGCAACCAGAACCGAATCCGTATCAGGTGGAATGGGATGACCTGATCAGCGCGATTCGAAACGATCAGCCCTACAACGAAGTCAGACGCGGTGCGGAAGCCAGCCTGGTCACTTCGATGGGACGTATGGCCGCTCACACCGGACAGGTCGTCACCTACGACGAAATGCTCAACTGCGAACAGGAATTCGCTCCGGATGTCGACAAACTGACGATGGACTCACCCGCGCCTGTTCTCGCTCGCGCCGATGGCTCCTACCCTGTTCCACTGCCGGGTATCCTGAAACGTCGTGAGTATTAA
- a CDS encoding DUF1571 domain-containing protein produces MVKQNRYQPDNVLARQAKKVATIAGVLTLAATACLSQVGTLMAAAPNEHKLDPAIRLALQSYETTSEIKDFQATFIKREKVGRKMQATHTMQIKFREKPLSVYLNFQKPHTGREVIYFHGRNGNQILAHETGIKGLVGTVSLQPNSPQAMDESRYPITTIGIRKMLYQILKQWKEERQIEAGVSVKYFPDAKLGNLQCKVLQTSYPQQKQGIRFQMTRLYIDKATNLPVRVEQYDWPTRRNPKPELVEEYTYTNIRTNVGLSDADFDPKNPAYNF; encoded by the coding sequence ATGGTAAAACAAAACCGTTACCAACCAGACAACGTACTGGCCCGCCAGGCAAAAAAGGTGGCTACCATCGCAGGAGTCTTAACCCTCGCAGCGACTGCCTGTCTGTCACAAGTCGGCACGCTGATGGCAGCAGCCCCCAACGAACATAAACTCGATCCCGCCATTCGGCTCGCACTGCAGAGCTATGAAACAACGTCGGAAATCAAAGATTTTCAGGCGACCTTCATCAAACGGGAAAAAGTAGGCCGAAAAATGCAGGCCACACATACCATGCAAATTAAGTTTCGTGAAAAACCATTGAGCGTTTATCTCAACTTTCAAAAACCACATACCGGCCGAGAAGTCATTTATTTCCACGGCCGAAACGGGAACCAGATCCTGGCCCACGAAACCGGAATCAAAGGTCTGGTCGGTACTGTCTCTCTCCAACCAAACAGCCCTCAGGCAATGGACGAAAGTCGTTACCCGATCACAACCATCGGCATTCGAAAAATGCTGTATCAGATTCTGAAACAATGGAAAGAAGAACGTCAAATTGAAGCAGGCGTCTCCGTCAAATACTTCCCGGATGCCAAGCTCGGCAACCTGCAGTGCAAAGTTCTGCAGACCAGCTACCCGCAACAAAAGCAGGGAATTCGCTTCCAGATGACAAGATTGTACATCGACAAAGCAACGAACCTTCCGGTCCGAGTCGAACAGTACGACTGGCCCACCAGAAGAAATCCTAAGCCGGAATTAGTCGAAGAATACACCTACACAAACATCCGCACCAACGTCGGATTAAGTGACGCTGACTTCGATCCCAAAAACCCTGCTTATAACTTCTAA
- a CDS encoding nucleoside permease — MSSQQSPLSIGIRLSIMMFLEFFVWGAWYVTVGNYMGANGMGDAIYWAYTVGPIAAIVSPFVLGMVADRFFSSERVLAVLMIIGGAVLYMAPSVVGENGEGSKTFILLLLLHMLCYMPTLGLTNTIAFSHLKNQEVWFPLVRVFGTLGWIVANIIVSKVMGADMTSKPLLVAGGAGVLMGLYSLTLPHTPPPSKGKAISVRDILGLDSLALLKDRSFLVFMASSLLICIPLAAYYAYAPVFVADAGITNPAFKMSFGQMSEVLFMVLMPIFFKFLGVKRMLLFGMFAWVVRYALFAAGASDGVAWMIICGILLHGICYDFFFVTGQIYVDQKAGPAIRAQAQGFLVLATQGVGMLVGALISGNLINAIVIGEGAAKLQTWKEFWIIPTAAAFVIMVIFMILFKDDPKGSGKVSEEDVEKAAGTEEMM; from the coding sequence ATGTCATCACAGCAATCGCCATTATCTATTGGTATTCGACTTTCCATCATGATGTTCCTGGAGTTCTTCGTGTGGGGGGCCTGGTATGTTACCGTGGGTAACTACATGGGGGCCAACGGGATGGGGGATGCCATCTATTGGGCTTATACCGTGGGGCCCATTGCCGCGATTGTCTCGCCGTTCGTGCTGGGGATGGTGGCTGACCGTTTCTTTTCCTCGGAACGCGTGCTGGCGGTGCTGATGATTATCGGAGGCGCGGTGCTTTATATGGCACCGAGTGTTGTCGGCGAAAATGGTGAAGGCAGTAAGACGTTCATTTTATTGCTGTTGTTACACATGTTATGTTACATGCCAACATTGGGGCTGACGAATACGATTGCATTCTCTCACTTAAAGAATCAGGAAGTCTGGTTCCCTTTAGTACGTGTATTTGGAACATTGGGGTGGATTGTGGCTAACATCATCGTCAGTAAGGTGATGGGAGCAGATATGACATCGAAGCCGTTGCTCGTTGCGGGTGGGGCTGGTGTCTTGATGGGTCTTTACAGCTTAACGCTGCCTCACACGCCGCCACCTTCGAAGGGGAAGGCCATTTCTGTTCGCGACATTTTGGGGTTAGACTCGCTGGCTTTATTAAAGGATCGTTCATTCCTCGTGTTTATGGCGAGTTCCTTACTTATCTGTATTCCACTAGCCGCTTATTATGCTTATGCACCAGTATTTGTGGCTGATGCGGGAATCACGAATCCGGCATTTAAAATGTCGTTCGGGCAGATGTCCGAAGTACTGTTTATGGTATTGATGCCAATCTTCTTTAAGTTTCTGGGCGTCAAACGGATGCTGTTATTCGGCATGTTTGCCTGGGTTGTCCGTTATGCATTGTTCGCAGCAGGTGCTTCTGACGGTGTTGCCTGGATGATTATTTGTGGGATTTTGTTGCACGGAATCTGTTACGACTTCTTCTTTGTGACAGGACAAATTTATGTTGATCAGAAAGCGGGTCCTGCTATTCGAGCCCAGGCACAAGGGTTTCTTGTTCTGGCGACACAAGGGGTGGGGATGCTGGTTGGTGCCTTGATTAGTGGAAACTTAATCAATGCGATCGTGATCGGTGAAGGAGCCGCGAAACTTCAGACCTGGAAAGAATTCTGGATCATTCCGACGGCGGCCGCCTTTGTGATTATGGTCATCTTTATGATTCTGTTCAAAGATGATCCCAAGGGATCAGGTAAAGTCAGCGAAGAGGATGTCGAGAAAGCCGCTGGTACCGAAGAGATGATGTAA
- a CDS encoding OmpH family outer membrane protein — protein MKKLITSATVIAIAGCFACLTETASAQGTASTNAKSVEHKVGLIDMAHVFKNYTKFTALREELKAEIQQSDAKAKAMAEKIQAVQKEMQDFKQGSPEYLAREKQLAQAASDFEAFRKVAQRDFLRKESRIYHTIYMEVTDTVKKYAKIYNYTLIMRFNRENLDTDDPKKLIQGMNRQVVYHRADDDITLSVLDYLNRSYKPSSGGSSAAPTRSTTRPTPGTTNR, from the coding sequence GTGAAAAAATTAATTACATCAGCTACGGTTATTGCTATCGCCGGTTGTTTTGCCTGTTTGACTGAAACAGCGTCAGCACAAGGCACAGCATCGACAAATGCAAAATCAGTGGAACACAAAGTCGGTCTGATCGACATGGCCCATGTGTTCAAAAACTACACAAAATTCACCGCTCTGCGTGAAGAATTGAAAGCAGAGATTCAGCAAAGTGATGCCAAAGCCAAGGCAATGGCTGAAAAGATCCAAGCTGTGCAGAAAGAAATGCAGGACTTCAAACAGGGTAGTCCCGAGTATCTGGCTCGCGAAAAACAGTTGGCCCAGGCCGCTTCAGACTTTGAAGCATTTCGTAAAGTAGCACAGCGCGACTTCCTGCGAAAAGAGTCACGCATCTATCACACCATTTATATGGAAGTGACAGACACCGTCAAGAAGTATGCCAAGATCTACAACTACACTTTGATCATGCGGTTTAATCGTGAAAACCTCGATACCGATGATCCCAAGAAACTGATTCAAGGCATGAATCGTCAGGTTGTTTATCACCGTGCCGATGATGACATTACGCTGTCTGTTCTGGATTATCTGAACCGAAGCTATAAGCCAAGTTCAGGTGGTTCCTCTGCCGCTCCAACTCGTTCGACAACTCGTCCAACGCCGGGTACGACTAATCGCTAA
- the lpxC gene encoding UDP-3-O-acyl-N-acetylglucosamine deacetylase, which translates to MRTRNQRTLARSLECTGVGIFTNSDVKIRFCPAPENHGIQFVRTDLAGSKPIPALIEYAVFKQRRTAIEYQDASVEMIEHVMAALAGLQIDNCRIEINAPEAPCFDGSSQELSLALLDSGIVEQPFQRELICIEQPLTVENESGSFIQAKPLNRSVLAIGYYLNYGEDSPVTPQCLTLEINPETWMNQLAFSRTFVLEEEVEAMRALGYGQRLSAEDLLVLGQEGPVGNEFRTLDECVRHKILDCLGDFALIGCDMHGYFSAHQSGHALNRELIKKIKSTHRSTLSETVWKVA; encoded by the coding sequence ATGCGAACTCGAAATCAGAGAACGCTGGCCAGATCATTAGAATGTACTGGGGTTGGGATTTTTACCAACTCGGATGTTAAAATTCGATTCTGTCCGGCTCCGGAGAATCATGGAATTCAGTTTGTCCGAACGGACCTTGCTGGTTCAAAACCGATTCCGGCTTTAATTGAATATGCGGTATTCAAACAGAGACGGACTGCAATTGAATATCAGGATGCATCGGTCGAAATGATCGAGCACGTCATGGCTGCACTCGCGGGATTACAAATCGATAATTGCCGCATCGAGATCAATGCTCCCGAAGCGCCTTGTTTCGACGGTTCTTCACAGGAATTGTCTCTGGCTCTGCTGGATTCAGGCATCGTTGAGCAACCGTTTCAGCGAGAATTGATTTGTATCGAACAGCCTCTAACCGTTGAAAACGAATCGGGAAGCTTTATTCAGGCCAAACCGTTGAATCGGTCGGTTCTGGCGATTGGTTATTATCTGAATTACGGTGAAGATTCGCCTGTAACGCCACAGTGTTTGACGCTGGAAATTAATCCTGAAACCTGGATGAATCAACTGGCTTTTTCACGAACTTTTGTTCTGGAAGAGGAAGTCGAAGCAATGCGTGCACTGGGATACGGTCAGCGTCTTTCAGCAGAAGATTTACTGGTCCTGGGGCAAGAGGGACCTGTTGGAAATGAATTTCGAACACTTGATGAATGTGTTCGTCACAAAATATTAGATTGTTTAGGTGACTTCGCCTTGATTGGATGTGACATGCATGGATATTTCAGTGCGCATCAATCGGGGCATGCTTTAAATCGAGAGTTAATCAAAAAAATTAAATCGACGCACCGTTCCACTCTGTCTGAAACAGTATGGAAGGTTGCCTGA
- the lpxA gene encoding acyl-ACP--UDP-N-acetylglucosamine O-acyltransferase, with protein MPTNISNLSYVDPKAEIGEDVTIGPFCHVGPHVTIGSGTVLQSHVSITGHTTIGERNRFFPTSVIGAEPQDAGYKNSPTRLEIGDDNLFREGCTIHRGAEKEDHRTRIGNRNTFLCNSHVAHNCRIFDDVTLVNGVLLGGHVHVHDRAIVSGNTVVHQFCTVGTLAFVSGSARATVDVPPFMICTGADDFRVRTVNIVGMQRAGISENSVAVIRRAHRLFYRKNKKLDEVKDIFSQELDGVMPMALQTLFNHFEAIQGSKAGRGREEAARNAKYVPEESEQSSTRRAA; from the coding sequence ATGCCGACAAATATATCAAATCTTTCCTATGTCGACCCTAAAGCGGAGATCGGGGAAGATGTTACGATCGGACCATTTTGCCATGTTGGTCCTCATGTAACGATTGGAAGCGGGACGGTATTGCAAAGTCATGTTTCCATTACCGGGCATACCACGATCGGAGAGCGAAATCGATTTTTTCCCACATCGGTCATTGGTGCAGAGCCACAGGATGCAGGATATAAGAATTCTCCCACCAGATTAGAGATCGGTGATGATAATCTGTTTCGGGAAGGTTGCACCATTCATCGCGGCGCAGAAAAAGAGGATCACCGTACTCGTATCGGGAACCGGAATACATTTCTCTGTAACTCTCATGTAGCGCATAACTGTCGGATTTTTGATGATGTAACACTAGTCAATGGCGTCTTACTTGGCGGCCATGTGCATGTGCATGATCGGGCGATTGTTTCCGGTAATACCGTCGTGCATCAGTTTTGTACTGTGGGGACGTTGGCCTTTGTCAGTGGTTCTGCACGGGCGACTGTGGATGTGCCTCCATTTATGATATGCACCGGTGCTGATGATTTCCGGGTTCGGACGGTGAATATTGTCGGTATGCAACGCGCAGGGATTTCTGAGAATTCTGTTGCCGTTATCCGCCGGGCACACCGACTGTTTTATCGAAAAAATAAGAAACTGGATGAAGTAAAAGACATCTTCAGCCAGGAACTGGACGGGGTGATGCCGATGGCATTGCAGACCTTGTTCAACCATTTTGAAGCCATTCAAGGAAGTAAAGCCGGCCGAGGCCGCGAAGAAGCAGCGCGCAATGCGAAATATGTTCCTGAAGAAAGCGAACAAAGTTCAACACGGAGAGCAGCATGA
- a CDS encoding Gfo/Idh/MocA family protein: protein MSLMNVAVVGVGALGRHHARILAGLEGVNLSAVADTNPEQGRAVAEQHGSRWVADYRELFEGIDAVSLAVPTHVHLAIASEFLSRNIPVLVEKPIACNLEEAEELVRIAEAHNTLLQVGHVERFNPATQAAFARCANPRFIRSERVSPYTFRSTDIGVIHDLLIHDIDLVLSLVDSEVKSVEAFGVSVMGEHEDVVQARLRFQNGCIADLTASRICPTAKRDMQIWGASGCVTVDFTSREVTSYQPSETLLYGTPPLERARKAGANIEALKQDVFGTFLKVDSPDVSSADALTAELSSFVEAIRTGAEPLVGGPQALQAMQIAERVLESVNSHEWDGSQQGAVGPFIQFPAEQRRMAG from the coding sequence ATGAGTTTAATGAATGTAGCTGTAGTCGGGGTCGGTGCCTTAGGACGTCATCACGCCAGAATTTTAGCCGGTCTGGAAGGAGTGAATCTTTCAGCCGTAGCGGATACAAATCCGGAGCAAGGCCGGGCAGTTGCCGAACAGCATGGCAGTCGCTGGGTTGCCGATTATCGCGAATTGTTCGAGGGAATTGATGCGGTTTCTTTGGCCGTTCCGACTCACGTGCATCTGGCAATCGCCAGTGAGTTTTTATCCCGCAACATTCCGGTTCTGGTGGAAAAACCGATTGCCTGTAATCTTGAGGAGGCAGAAGAACTGGTGCGGATTGCTGAAGCACATAACACTTTGCTTCAGGTAGGGCATGTCGAGCGATTTAATCCTGCGACGCAAGCAGCATTCGCGCGTTGCGCGAACCCACGTTTTATTCGCAGCGAACGCGTCAGTCCTTATACATTTCGATCTACTGATATCGGCGTGATTCACGATTTGCTGATTCATGATATTGATCTTGTGCTGTCTCTTGTTGACTCAGAAGTTAAAAGCGTCGAAGCCTTTGGCGTTTCAGTCATGGGAGAGCACGAAGATGTTGTTCAGGCTCGCTTACGCTTCCAGAATGGCTGTATCGCGGACCTGACTGCCAGCCGAATTTGTCCTACCGCCAAGCGGGATATGCAGATTTGGGGTGCCTCGGGGTGTGTGACCGTTGACTTTACCAGTCGCGAAGTGACCTCGTATCAACCATCAGAAACGCTGCTCTATGGAACGCCGCCACTGGAGCGTGCAAGAAAAGCAGGCGCGAACATTGAAGCGTTGAAACAGGATGTGTTTGGCACATTTTTGAAAGTCGATTCGCCCGATGTTTCTTCGGCAGATGCATTAACGGCTGAATTGAGCAGTTTCGTTGAAGCAATTCGAACTGGAGCCGAGCCCCTGGTCGGAGGCCCACAGGCGCTTCAGGCGATGCAGATTGCAGAACGAGTGCTGGAGTCGGTGAACAGCCACGAGTGGGATGGAAGTCAACAGGGAGCAGTAGGTCCGTTTATCCAGTTTCCTGCAGAACAACGCCGAATGGCTGGTTAA
- the bcp gene encoding thioredoxin-dependent thiol peroxidase — MAAESKVPEVGKRAPAFYLPAYPEGKIRLSQYKGEKNVLLYFYPKDNTPGCTTESCDFRDRVATFKRNDTVILGISPDSVASHEKFATKFDLPFILLSDENHEIAEKYGVWVEKMNYGKKYMGIQRSTFLINKDGKIAAAWPKVKVKGHAEEVTEALKELD; from the coding sequence ATGGCTGCTGAAAGCAAAGTGCCTGAAGTTGGCAAACGTGCTCCTGCTTTTTATCTTCCCGCTTACCCCGAAGGAAAAATTCGCTTGAGCCAGTACAAGGGTGAGAAAAATGTGCTGCTTTATTTTTACCCCAAAGATAATACCCCAGGATGCACTACCGAATCCTGTGATTTTCGGGATCGAGTCGCCACATTCAAACGAAATGACACCGTGATTCTGGGGATCAGTCCCGACTCCGTCGCGTCACACGAAAAGTTCGCAACTAAGTTCGATCTCCCTTTCATCCTGCTCTCCGATGAAAACCATGAGATTGCCGAAAAGTACGGCGTGTGGGTTGAGAAGATGAACTACGGCAAAAAATACATGGGCATTCAGCGTTCCACTTTCCTGATTAATAAGGATGGAAAAATTGCTGCTGCCTGGCCGAAAGTCAAAGTCAAAGGGCACGCTGAAGAAGTCACAGAAGCTCTGAAAGAGCTCGACTGA
- a CDS encoding endo-1,4-beta-xylanase — translation MGNLRFLIAPSQLPEDWSDLHRAYLNAVDGRVFPTRVEVDGNLLTFRRQTSQSCKLNIVWKITDFGRPVIRTASLSEREEPYVLLLELARGKISTLKDQLSVWQIAGLNIPEELWKLHDEAFSAFSKAAVNQDKLEECSDLAGVALQKAHAAAEMLVQLYARQRLMILHQRAQSLKLPVSLGCNLGEFVPNSQETRQICQAFDAANTDLINWKLIEQFEGDQNWDLCDQQVDWCEKNHLLIRGGCLLDFAPHGLPDWLESWKLDMVNFQSIISHFIETAITRYTGSIRTWTLVSAMNTGGVFGLNEETRLTLTARAIEVAKQTDDSIQCFIRVEQPWGDYLAKGQHQLSPMQFVDAIDRLGVGLSGIDLEFSIGYYPNGSHHHDLLDISKLIDKWSALNLPLHLTLAFPSDDSIIDEKNKSISKVQAGQWKTDWSEAAQAEWIDLYLPLLLAKPAVTGVYWSRFRDQDARRFPHSGLINSEGQAKPALKTITKYHQQYWRS, via the coding sequence GCCGACAGACCTCACAAAGCTGCAAATTGAATATAGTCTGGAAAATCACCGACTTCGGCCGACCTGTCATCAGAACAGCTTCCCTCTCAGAACGGGAAGAACCTTATGTTCTGCTCCTCGAGTTAGCCCGCGGAAAAATTTCCACACTCAAAGACCAACTCAGTGTTTGGCAAATCGCCGGTTTGAACATTCCTGAAGAACTCTGGAAACTACACGACGAAGCCTTCTCTGCGTTCTCGAAAGCTGCGGTTAACCAGGACAAACTGGAAGAATGCTCAGATCTGGCGGGAGTCGCTCTACAGAAAGCACATGCTGCAGCCGAAATGCTGGTGCAACTTTATGCGCGCCAGCGATTGATGATTCTGCATCAACGCGCACAATCTCTGAAACTGCCTGTGTCACTGGGCTGTAACCTGGGTGAGTTTGTCCCCAATTCACAGGAAACCCGGCAGATCTGCCAGGCCTTTGACGCCGCGAACACTGATCTGATTAACTGGAAATTGATCGAACAGTTTGAAGGAGATCAGAATTGGGATTTATGCGACCAGCAGGTTGACTGGTGCGAAAAGAACCATCTTCTGATTCGTGGCGGATGTCTGCTCGACTTTGCTCCACATGGTCTACCCGACTGGCTTGAGTCCTGGAAGCTGGATATGGTCAACTTCCAGAGCATCATTTCGCATTTCATCGAAACGGCCATCACGCGGTACACCGGCAGTATCCGGACCTGGACTCTGGTTTCCGCCATGAATACCGGCGGCGTGTTTGGCCTCAACGAAGAAACGCGCTTAACATTAACCGCACGGGCAATCGAAGTTGCCAAACAGACCGACGATTCCATTCAGTGCTTTATTCGGGTGGAACAACCGTGGGGCGACTATCTGGCTAAAGGCCAGCATCAGTTATCCCCCATGCAATTTGTGGATGCAATTGATCGGCTCGGCGTCGGCCTTTCCGGAATCGATCTTGAATTCAGTATTGGTTACTACCCCAATGGTTCCCATCACCATGATTTGCTGGATATCTCAAAACTGATTGATAAATGGAGTGCGCTCAATCTGCCTTTACATCTCACGCTGGCATTTCCCAGTGATGACTCGATCATCGATGAGAAAAACAAGAGCATATCTAAAGTACAAGCAGGCCAGTGGAAAACAGACTGGAGCGAAGCAGCCCAGGCGGAATGGATTGACCTGTATCTTCCCCTGCTTCTGGCTAAACCTGCTGTGACGGGCGTGTACTGGTCCCGTTTTCGAGATCAGGATGCACGTCGTTTTCCCCACTCGGGCTTGATCAACTCCGAAGGCCAGGCCAAACCCGCCTTGAAAACCATCACCAAGTATCACCAGCAGTACTGGCGATCCTGA